In Arcobacter ellisii, a genomic segment contains:
- a CDS encoding LysR family transcriptional regulator, translating to MESTLLKVFVSVANKKSISLAALELNFTQSNVTLRIKQLEKNLGYLLFHRVPSGVILTKEGEKLYPLASEIVKKVEIAELKMKNLTHQETLRIGSGQANVALRLLSFIDKLNKKYPNMQLEFYANANPQILEKLLDYKLDIAFITGEPNHKDLIVLNKFYDDLYMVEPKNLEYNNTLIAYKQDSTHYKFLASHEKERGNLDFKTIFIENYEVMLGCVKAGMGKAYVSKMIIDKYFYTNELKLTKLPNELETHLVCRKDYIPMIATYLKKIKL from the coding sequence ATGGAATCAACTCTATTAAAAGTGTTTGTAAGTGTTGCAAATAAAAAATCTATCTCTTTAGCAGCACTTGAACTCAACTTTACTCAATCAAATGTAACTCTAAGAATAAAACAATTAGAAAAAAATTTAGGATATCTACTTTTTCATAGAGTACCAAGTGGTGTGATTTTGACAAAAGAGGGAGAAAAACTCTATCCCCTTGCAAGTGAAATTGTAAAAAAAGTTGAAATTGCTGAACTTAAAATGAAAAATTTAACCCATCAAGAAACCCTTAGAATTGGCTCTGGACAAGCAAATGTAGCTTTGAGATTACTCTCTTTTATAGATAAATTAAATAAAAAATATCCAAATATGCAATTAGAATTTTATGCAAATGCAAACCCACAAATTTTAGAAAAACTTCTTGATTATAAACTTGATATTGCTTTTATAACAGGTGAGCCAAACCATAAAGATTTGATAGTTTTAAACAAGTTTTATGATGATTTATATATGGTTGAACCAAAAAATTTAGAGTATAACAACACACTTATTGCATATAAACAAGATAGTACCCACTATAAATTTTTAGCTTCTCATGAAAAAGAAAGAGGAAATTTAGATTTTAAAACAATATTTATAGAAAATTATGAAGTGATGTTAGGTTGTGTAAAAGCAGGAATGGGGAAAGCCTATGTTTCAAAAATGATTATAGACAAATACTTTTATACAAATGAATTGAAACTTACAAAATTGCCAAATGAGTTAGAAACCCATTTAGTTTGTAGAAAAGATTATATTCCTATGATTGCAACTTATTTGAAGAAAATAAAATTATAA
- a CDS encoding TlpA family protein disulfide reductase, with protein sequence MIKVFRLLFLLVVLKGVASAAPFLIENLNKNRINIVTFVTSWCSSCQKTNEYLLSLSEKNSDVFVTLLFVDEEIPSTISKNKNLELISISLNDAKKFGVSKSVPYILVLDKELKVVKKYSTFNEDLLFRLINNLKNGLYENGTLPPEQRIDLWQKNRF encoded by the coding sequence ATGATAAAAGTTTTTAGGCTTTTATTTTTATTAGTAGTTTTAAAAGGAGTGGCAAGTGCTGCTCCTTTTTTAATTGAGAATTTGAATAAAAATAGAATAAATATCGTTACTTTTGTAACTTCTTGGTGTTCATCTTGTCAAAAAACGAATGAATATCTGCTTTCTTTGAGTGAAAAAAATAGTGATGTTTTTGTCACTTTACTTTTTGTAGATGAAGAAATTCCTTCAACAATTTCTAAAAATAAAAATTTAGAGTTAATATCAATTAGTTTAAATGATGCAAAAAAGTTTGGAGTAAGCAAAAGTGTTCCATATATTTTGGTTTTAGATAAAGAGTTAAAAGTTGTAAAAAAATATAGCACTTTTAATGAAGATTTACTCTTTAGATTAATCAATAATTTAAAAAATGGTTTATATGAAAATGGTACTTTACCACCTGAACAAAGGATAGATTTATGGCAAAAAAACAGATTTTAG
- a CDS encoding 4Fe-4S binding protein: MAKKQILAPTLFITLFLYVLFPWLSFNNIHFLMFNFEFHRFEFLFMAFEVSTHQLIYIVLTLFIGLIVGLNLTISRFYCGYFCPSSIASFISLRFKNPFLIFVSVLTLAFILSFSTISYFTSAVDLFLNFTKFDTASIFVGVLTTAFTSIFLVFRGWYCSILCPYFFVSAVLPQEEKQTFEFFDKNSCIDCDKCVKVCPIDELDIKAGFDIRCVQCGLCETACDSVMIKFNKSSLITKKYKDRNIFKSFSKNGYIWGIIVFTIMIFTIIYILDSLNLDNCYFINKNLY; encoded by the coding sequence ATGGCAAAAAAACAGATTTTAGCGCCAACTTTATTTATAACACTTTTTTTATATGTTTTATTTCCTTGGCTGAGTTTTAATAATATTCATTTTTTGATGTTTAATTTTGAATTTCATAGATTTGAGTTTTTATTTATGGCTTTTGAGGTTTCAACACATCAACTGATTTATATTGTGCTTACTTTATTTATTGGTTTAATAGTGGGATTAAATCTTACAATTTCAAGGTTTTATTGTGGATATTTTTGTCCATCATCAATTGCTTCATTTATCTCTTTGAGATTTAAAAATCCATTTTTGATTTTTGTAAGTGTATTAACTTTGGCTTTTATTTTGTCATTTTCTACGATTTCATATTTTACTTCAGCTGTTGATTTGTTTTTAAATTTTACAAAATTTGACACAGCCTCTATTTTTGTGGGAGTATTAACAACAGCATTTACAAGTATTTTTTTAGTTTTTAGAGGATGGTATTGCTCAATTTTATGTCCATATTTTTTTGTAAGCGCAGTTTTACCACAAGAAGAGAAACAAACTTTTGAGTTTTTTGATAAAAATAGTTGCATAGATTGTGATAAATGTGTAAAAGTTTGTCCTATTGATGAACTTGATATAAAAGCTGGTTTTGATATAAGATGTGTTCAATGTGGACTTTGTGAAACGGCTTGTGATAGTGTAATGATAAAATTTAATAAATCTTCATTAATAACGAAAAAATATAAAGATAGAAATATTTTCAAAAGTTTTTCAAAAAATGGATATATTTGGGGAATTATTGTTTTTACAATTATGATTTTTACAATAATTTATATTTTAGATAGTTTAAATTTGGATAACTGCTATTTTATAAATAAAAATTTGTATTAA